A genomic segment from Dietzia psychralcaliphila encodes:
- a CDS encoding transglycosylase domain-containing protein — MSSLGKLVATCVAAGVVAAGSLFPIAGAAGLASNKMADSLSGTSADLIKGDLPSISTVTDTDGTPIAWLYDQQRVVVPSEEISQNMKLAIIAIEDRRFADHNGVDWRGTIRAALTNATSGDVQQGASTIDQQLVKNYQFLVSAENDAERRAAVETTPARKIKEIRMALTLDSEMSKDDILSKYLNLISFGNGSFGVQTAAQTYFGVDAADLSVPQSAMLAGMIQSTSRFDPYTNPEDTKNRRDTVIDTMVQTGAITPGDGAAYAAEPLGVLERPNSLPRGCITAGDRGFFCDYVLDYLDQNGLSREMVQQGGYTIRTTLDPTVHDSVQRSLNTYGNPTGQGVAEVMSVVRPGRESHKVVAIASSRQYGLELGDSQTVQPQPFSLVGDGGGSVFKVFTVAAAMEKGMGTNTNLAVPRRVQVSGLGAGGARGCPPAEYCVENAGSYPSSLSVSDALAQSPNTTFVNLIKDVGVSPTVDMAVRLGMRSYDRKGTAADGDSIAGFIKKNNLGSFTLGPTAVNALELSNVGATLASGGMWCPPSPVESITDRTGKPVELTEPGCEQVVEPGLANTLSVALSKDHVGAGTAAGAAGAAGWSLPMSGKTGTTEANRSSAFLGFTNNYSAAVYAFNDGTTTSELCTSPLRQCSFGNLFGGLEPANTWFSALAPIAEIYGPVQLPAPDPAYQAGTSGTGTPDVEGMSQSAATSLLTGAGFVVNTQFVSGTGRPYGTVVGLDGGTGIPGSQITLRVSDGSGGGGAGTRGAGGQGASGPGAAIGDEPVVLNVPGLAPITISPPR, encoded by the coding sequence ATGAGTTCGCTGGGAAAGCTGGTCGCGACCTGTGTCGCCGCCGGGGTGGTGGCGGCCGGGTCGTTGTTCCCGATCGCCGGGGCGGCGGGGTTGGCCTCAAACAAGATGGCGGACTCGCTCTCCGGGACCTCGGCGGACCTGATCAAGGGTGACCTGCCGTCGATCTCCACGGTCACCGATACCGACGGGACGCCCATCGCCTGGTTGTACGACCAGCAACGGGTGGTGGTCCCGAGCGAGGAGATCTCGCAGAACATGAAGCTGGCGATCATCGCGATCGAGGACCGCCGGTTCGCCGACCACAACGGTGTGGACTGGCGTGGCACGATCCGCGCGGCGCTCACCAACGCCACGTCCGGGGACGTGCAGCAGGGCGCCTCGACCATCGACCAGCAGCTGGTCAAGAACTACCAGTTCCTCGTCTCCGCCGAGAACGACGCGGAACGACGCGCCGCCGTCGAGACCACCCCGGCGCGCAAGATCAAAGAGATCCGGATGGCCCTCACGCTCGACAGCGAGATGAGCAAGGACGACATCCTCAGCAAGTACCTCAACCTGATCTCGTTCGGCAACGGTTCCTTCGGAGTCCAGACCGCCGCACAGACCTACTTCGGCGTCGACGCCGCGGATCTCTCCGTGCCGCAGTCCGCCATGCTCGCCGGGATGATCCAGTCCACCAGCAGGTTCGACCCGTACACCAACCCCGAGGACACCAAGAACCGCCGCGACACCGTCATCGACACCATGGTCCAGACCGGCGCGATCACGCCGGGCGACGGCGCGGCCTACGCGGCCGAGCCACTCGGTGTGCTGGAGCGCCCCAACTCGCTGCCCCGCGGGTGCATCACGGCAGGTGACCGCGGGTTCTTCTGCGACTACGTGCTCGACTACCTGGACCAGAACGGCCTGAGCCGCGAGATGGTCCAACAGGGCGGCTACACCATCCGCACCACCCTCGACCCGACCGTCCACGACTCGGTGCAGCGGTCCCTGAACACGTACGGCAACCCGACGGGTCAGGGCGTGGCCGAGGTCATGAGCGTCGTGCGCCCCGGCCGGGAGTCGCACAAGGTCGTGGCGATCGCCTCGAGTCGCCAGTACGGCCTGGAACTGGGCGACAGCCAGACCGTCCAGCCGCAGCCGTTCTCACTGGTCGGTGATGGTGGCGGCTCGGTGTTCAAGGTCTTCACGGTGGCCGCGGCCATGGAGAAGGGCATGGGCACCAACACCAACCTGGCGGTCCCGCGCCGCGTCCAGGTCTCCGGCCTGGGTGCCGGCGGTGCGCGAGGCTGCCCGCCCGCCGAGTACTGCGTGGAGAACGCGGGGTCGTACCCGAGTTCGTTGTCCGTCTCGGACGCGCTCGCGCAGTCCCCCAACACCACCTTCGTCAACCTCATCAAGGACGTCGGGGTGTCCCCCACCGTGGACATGGCGGTGAGGCTCGGCATGCGGTCCTACGACCGCAAGGGGACCGCGGCGGACGGCGACTCGATCGCCGGTTTCATCAAGAAGAACAACCTGGGATCGTTCACCCTCGGCCCCACGGCGGTCAACGCGCTCGAATTGTCCAACGTCGGGGCGACCCTCGCCTCCGGCGGGATGTGGTGCCCGCCGAGTCCCGTCGAGTCGATCACCGACCGCACGGGCAAGCCGGTCGAGTTGACCGAGCCGGGGTGCGAGCAGGTGGTCGAGCCGGGGCTGGCGAACACCCTCTCCGTGGCCCTGTCCAAGGACCACGTGGGGGCCGGCACCGCCGCGGGCGCCGCGGGCGCCGCCGGGTGGAGCCTGCCCATGTCGGGCAAGACGGGAACCACCGAGGCCAACCGCTCCTCGGCGTTCCTCGGCTTCACCAACAACTACTCCGCCGCCGTCTACGCCTTCAACGACGGCACCACCACCAGCGAGCTGTGCACCAGCCCGCTGCGGCAGTGCTCGTTCGGCAACCTCTTCGGAGGTCTGGAGCCGGCCAACACCTGGTTCTCCGCGCTCGCCCCGATCGCCGAGATCTACGGCCCGGTCCAGCTGCCCGCCCCGGATCCCGCGTACCAGGCGGGCACCAGCGGCACGGGGACACCGGATGTCGAGGGGATGAGCCAGTCGGCGGCCACCTCGCTGCTCACGGGCGCCGGATTCGTCGTCAACACCCAGTTCGTGTCCGGCACCGGCCGCCCGTACGGGACTGTCGTGGGACTCGACGGCGGGACCGGGATCCCCGGATCCCAGATCACCCTCCGCGTGTCCGACGGGTCGGGCGGTGGCGGTGCCGGAACGCGGGGAGCCGGCGGCCAGGGCGCCTCCGGACCGGGGGCAGCGATCGGCGACGAGCCCGTCGTCCTCAACGTCCCCGGGCTCGCACCCATCACCATCTCGCCACCGAGGTAG
- a CDS encoding WhiB family transcriptional regulator has translation MTATLPGTSRTDDAGVRPGSSNPLGSEETIIGEGRQEWVAQARCKDIDPDELFVRGAAQRKAASICRHCPVLLQCRADALDNRVEFGVWGGMTERQRRALLKQHPEVRSWADFFAQQIERHTVIY, from the coding sequence ATGACGGCCACCCTTCCCGGGACCTCCCGCACAGACGACGCCGGGGTCCGCCCCGGTTCCAGCAATCCTCTCGGGTCCGAGGAGACGATCATCGGGGAGGGCCGCCAGGAATGGGTGGCCCAGGCCCGGTGTAAGGACATCGACCCGGACGAGCTCTTCGTCCGTGGCGCCGCCCAGCGCAAGGCGGCCTCCATCTGTCGCCACTGCCCGGTTCTCCTGCAGTGCCGCGCCGACGCGCTGGACAACCGCGTCGAGTTCGGGGTCTGGGGCGGTATGACCGAGCGTCAGCGCAGGGCCCTGCTCAAGCAGCACCCCGAGGTCCGTTCCTGGGCCGACTTCTTCGCCCAACAGATCGAGCGACACACCGTCATCTACTGA
- a CDS encoding DUF4177 domain-containing protein → MSESTSAARFEYATVPLLTHATKQILDQWGSDGWELVSVLPGPTGEQHVAYLKRQL, encoded by the coding sequence ATGAGCGAATCCACCTCCGCAGCCCGGTTCGAGTACGCGACCGTCCCGCTGCTCACCCACGCCACCAAGCAGATCCTTGACCAGTGGGGCAGTGACGGCTGGGAGCTCGTCTCCGTGCTGCCCGGGCCCACCGGCGAACAGCACGTCGCCTACCTCAAGCGCCAGCTCTGA
- a CDS encoding ArsA family ATPase: MTRRLDITAMLTDPATRVVVCTGAGGVGKTTTAAAVALRAAELGRDTVVLTIDPARRLAQALGIDSLSNEPSRVDLGPEHADSDGSLHAMMLDMRRTFDELVTANTTPEKAQSILDNRFYKTMVTSFAGTQEYMAMEKLGQLLEDSTWDLVVVDTPPSRNALDFLDAPRRLGAFMDSRLMRVFAAPGRGVGRLMTGAMSTAMRGVSAVVGSSMLKDASEMVVALDSTFGGFATRASRTQAVLRRKGTEFLVVSSAERPALREAAFFAERLSEEEMPLAGVVINRTHPRLTDLTAEQACAAADRLAGNPEAEAVLRIHADRAGTAKQEVRLLESFTDTHPDVRIVGVPSLPFEISNLQALRSVGDQLCG, encoded by the coding sequence ATGACCCGTCGTCTCGACATCACGGCCATGCTCACCGACCCCGCGACCCGCGTCGTGGTCTGCACCGGAGCCGGCGGCGTGGGCAAGACCACCACCGCCGCGGCGGTCGCCCTGCGCGCCGCCGAGCTCGGCCGCGACACCGTGGTCCTCACGATCGACCCCGCCCGGCGCCTCGCGCAGGCGCTGGGCATCGACAGCCTCTCCAACGAGCCGTCCCGGGTGGACCTCGGGCCGGAGCACGCGGACTCGGACGGGTCGCTACACGCGATGATGCTCGACATGCGTCGCACGTTCGACGAGCTGGTCACCGCCAACACGACGCCCGAGAAGGCGCAGTCCATCCTGGACAACCGCTTCTACAAGACCATGGTCACGTCCTTCGCCGGGACGCAGGAGTACATGGCCATGGAGAAGCTGGGGCAGCTGCTCGAGGACTCGACGTGGGACCTCGTCGTGGTGGACACCCCTCCCTCGCGCAACGCCCTCGACTTCCTCGACGCCCCGCGCCGCCTGGGCGCCTTCATGGACAGCCGCCTCATGCGGGTGTTCGCCGCGCCCGGCCGCGGGGTGGGCCGGTTGATGACGGGCGCCATGAGTACTGCGATGCGGGGGGTGTCGGCCGTCGTCGGCTCGTCGATGCTCAAGGACGCATCGGAGATGGTGGTGGCCCTGGACTCCACGTTCGGCGGGTTCGCCACCCGCGCCTCCCGCACCCAGGCGGTCCTGCGCCGCAAGGGCACCGAGTTCCTGGTGGTCTCGTCCGCGGAACGGCCCGCCCTGCGCGAGGCCGCGTTCTTCGCCGAACGGCTCTCGGAGGAGGAGATGCCGCTCGCGGGGGTCGTGATCAACCGCACCCACCCGCGACTCACGGACCTGACGGCCGAGCAGGCGTGTGCGGCCGCCGATCGGCTGGCGGGGAACCCCGAGGCCGAGGCGGTCCTGCGCATCCACGCCGACCGGGCCGGGACGGCCAAGCAGGAGGTCCGCCTGCTGGAGTCGTTCACCGACACCCATCCGGACGTACGGATCGTGGGCGTGCCCTCGCTCCCGTTCGAGATCTCCAACCTGCAGGCGCTGCGCTCGGTCGGCGACCAGCTCTGCGGCTGA
- a CDS encoding ArsA-related P-loop ATPase — protein MPSTDIPGTQATRTQEAQSTRSSIADELSTGWSDSSARADLHYVSGKGGTGKTTVATSLALALASTGKRVLLVEVEERQGISRIFDRAPLPYREELVARVDGGGKVFALAIDIEAAMLDYLDTFYHLGVVGKVMKSVGAIEFATTIAPGLKDVLLTGKIYEVVTRQHAKKEVVYDAVVVDAPPTGRIGKFLDVTTAMADLAAGGPIRRQADAVSELVHSPQTVVHLVTLLESLPVQETIEAIEELRSHELRVGQVIINRAETRHLDDAALERIAEEDIDAEAVLAGLEETGVELDDEGLQGLLVEAIEHARVARGQLKAGETLTSSGCPTLVLPALPNGVEVADLYDLASALVDQGVH, from the coding sequence ATGCCGTCCACCGACATTCCAGGAACGCAGGCGACACGTACGCAGGAGGCACAGTCGACGCGGTCGAGCATCGCCGACGAGCTGTCCACCGGCTGGTCCGACTCCTCCGCCCGTGCCGATCTCCACTACGTGTCCGGCAAGGGGGGAACGGGCAAGACCACGGTCGCCACCTCGCTCGCGCTGGCACTGGCCTCGACCGGTAAGCGCGTGCTGCTGGTGGAGGTGGAGGAACGCCAGGGCATCTCGCGGATCTTCGACCGCGCCCCGCTGCCCTATCGCGAGGAGCTGGTGGCCCGGGTCGACGGCGGCGGCAAGGTCTTCGCGCTGGCCATCGACATCGAGGCCGCGATGCTCGACTACCTCGACACCTTCTATCACCTCGGTGTGGTGGGCAAGGTCATGAAGTCGGTGGGTGCGATCGAGTTCGCCACCACCATCGCCCCCGGACTCAAGGACGTGCTCCTGACCGGGAAGATCTACGAGGTCGTCACGCGCCAACACGCCAAGAAGGAGGTGGTGTACGACGCCGTGGTGGTGGACGCCCCGCCGACGGGCCGCATCGGCAAGTTCCTCGACGTGACCACCGCGATGGCGGACCTGGCCGCCGGCGGCCCCATTCGTCGTCAGGCCGATGCCGTCTCCGAGCTGGTCCACTCCCCGCAGACGGTCGTCCACCTGGTCACCCTCCTCGAGTCCCTGCCCGTCCAGGAGACCATCGAGGCGATCGAGGAGTTGCGCTCCCACGAACTGCGGGTCGGCCAGGTGATCATCAACCGGGCCGAGACCAGGCACCTCGACGACGCCGCGCTCGAGCGGATCGCCGAGGAGGACATCGATGCCGAGGCGGTGCTCGCCGGGCTCGAGGAGACCGGTGTGGAGCTCGACGACGAGGGCCTGCAGGGACTGTTGGTGGAGGCCATCGAACACGCGCGCGTCGCACGCGGTCAGCTCAAGGCCGGCGAGACGCTGACCTCCTCCGGCTGCCCGACCCTCGTGCTGCCCGCCCTGCCCAACGGCGTCGAGGTCGCCGATCTGTACGACCTCGCCTCCGCCCTCGTCGATCAGGGAGTGCACTGA
- a CDS encoding RidA family protein yields MSEGEGGGYWSRKLEQLGIELPTVVPPLANYVPAVRTGAYVYTSGQLPMVDGGLAATGKVGAEVSPEAAADLARTCALNALAAIDGLVGIDSVVRIVKVVGFVASAPGFNAQPAVVNGASDVLGEVFGDAGVHARSAVGVSELPLDAPVEVELIVEVEG; encoded by the coding sequence ATGTCGGAGGGCGAGGGCGGGGGTTACTGGAGTCGCAAGCTGGAGCAGCTGGGGATCGAGCTGCCGACCGTTGTCCCTCCGCTGGCCAACTATGTCCCCGCCGTACGGACGGGGGCGTACGTCTACACCTCCGGTCAGCTCCCGATGGTCGACGGCGGCCTCGCCGCGACCGGCAAGGTCGGCGCCGAGGTCAGCCCGGAAGCGGCCGCCGATCTCGCCCGGACCTGCGCACTCAACGCGCTCGCAGCCATCGACGGCCTGGTGGGCATCGACTCGGTGGTGAGGATCGTCAAGGTTGTCGGGTTCGTCGCCTCCGCCCCCGGTTTCAACGCCCAGCCCGCCGTGGTCAACGGCGCCTCGGACGTGTTGGGTGAGGTCTTCGGCGACGCCGGGGTCCACGCCCGCTCGGCCGTCGGCGTGTCCGAGCTGCCGCTCGACGCGCCCGTGGAGGTCGAGCTCATCGTCGAGGTCGAGGGCTAG